From a single Campylobacter concisus genomic region:
- a CDS encoding ferrochelatase yields the protein MTIENLTRLINAEALNAPTITSVSEFVFELKYVRRGFAYICLNANDSDIETAIKQGAYAIISEDNVPIIDKEIAFLKVSSLQTTMIKLMRFEATHKDLKFCAVNPFINDFLEKSKLGSNAHVMSKNITELFNQIFHAKVFDIFFGNDTRTLQRISPLFETIYTDTTMHEINPSSIFFTNTVFKQTYYQNLNIPRVFAGMFYGLLKFLDSNKISFKPYEGRIHGHFDPIFIDKNFIPTSFGNSFRAIITESDEDLFISQSIFLNKKFSPDEIKICLPEGSLLKVQNAIYFQNLSEIKKLKNFIYILILCRKEELLEELHKISEENLLF from the coding sequence ATGACAATAGAAAATTTAACTCGTCTAATAAATGCCGAGGCTCTAAACGCACCGACGATAACTAGCGTAAGCGAGTTTGTTTTCGAGCTAAAGTATGTAAGACGTGGCTTTGCGTATATTTGCTTAAACGCAAACGATAGTGACATAGAAACAGCGATTAAACAAGGTGCATATGCCATAATTAGCGAAGATAATGTGCCAATTATCGACAAAGAGATCGCCTTTTTAAAAGTTAGTAGCTTGCAAACTACCATGATAAAGCTCATGAGATTTGAGGCTACTCACAAAGATCTAAAATTTTGCGCCGTAAATCCTTTTATAAATGACTTTTTAGAAAAATCAAAGCTTGGCTCTAACGCACACGTCATGTCAAAAAATATTACTGAGCTTTTTAATCAAATTTTTCACGCAAAAGTCTTTGATATCTTTTTCGGCAATGATACAAGAACACTTCAGCGAATATCGCCTCTTTTTGAGACCATTTACACAGATACAACTATGCACGAGATAAATCCAAGCTCGATCTTTTTTACAAACACAGTCTTTAAGCAAACATACTATCAAAACTTAAACATACCACGAGTTTTTGCTGGGATGTTTTATGGGCTTTTAAAATTTCTTGATAGTAATAAAATTTCATTTAAACCTTACGAAGGTAGGATTCACGGGCATTTTGACCCGATTTTTATAGATAAAAATTTTATTCCTACTAGTTTTGGAAATAGCTTTAGAGCCATAATTACTGAAAGTGATGAAGATTTATTCATAAGCCAAAGTATATTTTTAAATAAAAAATTTAGCCCTGATGAGATAAAAATTTGTTTGCCAGAAGGCTCTCTGTTAAAAGTACAAAACGCAATCTACTTTCAAAATTTAAGTGAGATAAAAAAGCTTAAAAATTTTATCTATATATTGATTTTATGCCGAAAAGAGGAGCTTTTAGAAGAGCTTCACAAAATATCTGAAGAAAATCTACTCTTTTAA